In the genome of Nocardioides sp. NBC_00368, the window AGGTGCTCGGCGCCGTCGCCGATGCGCATCGCATGGCAGCGGCCGATGTTGGGCAGGCTCTCGATGATCCGGACGAGCCGGACGGTGAGGACACCGAACTCGGCCGCCTGGTGCTCGTCGAGATCGGGCAGATCGTAGTGCTCGAGCGGCTCGAGGATCACCACCAGCGGGAGGCCGGACTGCTTCAGGTGCTTCACCCGCCAGCTCTCGTCCTGCCAGATCACGCCGGGCAGATCGGTGCCGCACAGGTCGCAGTCGACGCCATCCTCGCCCGAGCGCGGCTCCTCGGGAGCGGGCGGGACGAGCGGCTTGGGTGCGATCTCCCCGTCGCGTACGACCCACGGGAAGACGTCCCACTCGGTCACGCTCGGGGCGGGCAGGTCACCGCCGGCCTGGACGCGGGCGTAGATCTGATCAGCTGTCTCGGCCATGGCTCGAAACTCTGCCACAGCGGGCCCGCGGCCGCCCATCTCTTAGGCTGATCCCGTGGCTGAACTCAACATCCCGCCGGCGCCGGCGATCCCGGGCGCGAAGCACCTCCACTCCGGCAAGGTGCGCGACCTCTACGAGCTGGAGGAGGGTCCGTACGCGGGCCAGCTCCTGATGGTCGCCAGCGACCGCATCTCGGCCTTCGACCACGTCTTCGACACGGTCATCCCGGACAAGGGCGAGATCCTCACGAAGCTGTCGCTGTGGTGGTTCGAGCAGTTCGAGGACCTGGTGCCGACCCACGTCCTCTCGACCGACGTCCCGGCGTCCGTCGAAGGCCGGGCGGTGGTCGCGCAGAAGCTCCACATGCTGCCGGTCGAGTGCGTCGCGCGCGGCTACCTGACCGGCTCGGGCCTGCGTGAGTACGAGGCCACCGGCGAGGTCTGCGGCATCCGCCTCCCGGTCGGCCTGGTCGACGGCTCCCGGCTGACCCCGCCGATCTTCACCCCGGCGACGAAGGCCGAGCTCGGCGACCACGACGAGAACGTCACCTACGAGTACGTCTCCAGGCTGATCGGCGAGGACGACGCCGCCGCGGTGCGCCGGCTGACGCTTGCCGTCTACCAGCGCGCCGACGAGATCGCCCGCGGCTGCGGACTGATCCTGGCCGACACCAAGTTCGAGTTCGGCGTACGCCAGGACGACCTCGGCATCCGCACGATCGTGCTCGCCGACGAGGTGCTCACCCCGGACTCCTCCCGCTACTGGGACGCGAGCCAGTGGCACCCGGGCAGCGCGATCCCCAGCTTCGACAAGGACGTGATCCGCCGTTGGCTGCTCTCGCCCGAGTCCGGCTGGGACCGGGCCGCCGGTGGTCCGCCGCCGGAACTGCCCGAGGAGATCGTCGCGCGCACGCGGGCGAAGTACGTCGAGGCGTACGAGAAGCTCACCGGCCACCGCTTCTGACGAGCGGCAGGCAAAGTTTCGCAGGACACGTGTCGCACTAAAATCGAGACTCTGTTTCCTGGGGTCCTACTTGCGGGTAGGTTGTGACGCGTAACACGCACACCACTGGAGGCCATGTGTCCACGTACAACCTCGCTTCGCTGCTCGAAGACTCCGCGGCGAACTATCCCGAGCGCACCGCGATCGTGCTGGGTGACATCCGTCTGAACTACGCCCAGGTCAACGGAGCCGCCAACCAGGTCGCGAACCTGCTGGCGAGCAAGGGCATCGGCGCGGGCGACCGGGTCGCTCTGATGAGCCCGAACCTGCCCTACTTCACGATGGTCTACTTCGGCATCCTCAAGGCCGGGGCCACCGTGGTGCCGCTCAACGTGCTGCTCAAGGGGCGCGAGGTGGCCTACCACCTCCAGGACTCGGACGCGAAGGCCCTCTTCGCCTTCGAGGGCACGCCGGAGCTCGCCATCGGTGCCGAGGCGCACGCGGGCGCGCAGGAGGCCGGGATCGGGAACTTCTTCCTGATCACCGCCGACCCGACCGCAGCGTCGCCGATCGAGGGCGTCACCACCCTCGGCCAGGGCATCGGCGCCCAGCCGCCGACCTTCGACACCGTGGCCACCGACGAGGACGACACCGCGGTCATCCTCTACACCTCCGGCACCACCGGGCAGCCCAAGGGCGCCGAGCTGCGTCACCGCAACATGCGTGACAACGCGCTGGCCGGCGCCGAGCTCTTCGGTGCCTCCGCCGACCGGCCCGACACCTATCTGGCCGTGCTGCCGCTCTTCCACGCCTTCGGCCAGACGGTCGTGCAGAACGGCGCGATCGCCTTCGGCGGCACCGTCGTGCTGCTGCCCCGCTTCGACGCGGCGGCCGCGCTCGCCACGATGCTCAAGGAGAGCGTGAGCTTCTTCGCCGGCGTCCCGACGATGTACTGGGGGCTCCTCGGTGCCCTCTCCGAGGACATCGACGTGGCCACCCTCGCCAAGAACCTGCGCGTCGCCGCCGCCGGTGGCTCGGCCCTCCCGGTCGAGATCCACAAGGAGTTCGAGAAGCGCTTCGGCGTGACCATCCTCGAGGGCTACGGCCTCTCCGAGACCTCCCCGGTGGCCTCCTTCTCGGAGTACGGCCAGCCCGTACGCCCCGGCTCGATCGGCATCCCGATCCCCGGCGTCGAAATGAAGCTCATCGAGCCCGCCTCCTGGGACGAGATCGAGTGGACCCCCGACGCGATCGGCGAGATCGCGATCAAGGGCCACAACATCTTCAAGGGTTACTACAACCGCCCCGAGGCGACCGCCGAGGTGCTCACCGAGGACGGCTGGTTCCGCTCCGGTGACCTCGCCAAGCGCGACGAGGACGGCTGGTACTACATCGTCGACCGCGCCAAGGAGCTCATCATCCGCGGTGGCTTCAATGTCTACCCGCGTGAGATCGAAGAGGTCCTGCTCACCCACCCGGCGGTCTCGCTGGCCGCCGTCATCGGGGTCCCGCACGACTCCCACGGTGAGGAGATCAAGGCCGTCCTCGTGCTCAAGCCCGGTGCCTCCGCCACCCCGGA includes:
- a CDS encoding phosphoribosylaminoimidazolesuccinocarboxamide synthase; this encodes MAELNIPPAPAIPGAKHLHSGKVRDLYELEEGPYAGQLLMVASDRISAFDHVFDTVIPDKGEILTKLSLWWFEQFEDLVPTHVLSTDVPASVEGRAVVAQKLHMLPVECVARGYLTGSGLREYEATGEVCGIRLPVGLVDGSRLTPPIFTPATKAELGDHDENVTYEYVSRLIGEDDAAAVRRLTLAVYQRADEIARGCGLILADTKFEFGVRQDDLGIRTIVLADEVLTPDSSRYWDASQWHPGSAIPSFDKDVIRRWLLSPESGWDRAAGGPPPELPEEIVARTRAKYVEAYEKLTGHRF
- a CDS encoding long-chain-fatty-acid--CoA ligase is translated as MSTYNLASLLEDSAANYPERTAIVLGDIRLNYAQVNGAANQVANLLASKGIGAGDRVALMSPNLPYFTMVYFGILKAGATVVPLNVLLKGREVAYHLQDSDAKALFAFEGTPELAIGAEAHAGAQEAGIGNFFLITADPTAASPIEGVTTLGQGIGAQPPTFDTVATDEDDTAVILYTSGTTGQPKGAELRHRNMRDNALAGAELFGASADRPDTYLAVLPLFHAFGQTVVQNGAIAFGGTVVLLPRFDAAAALATMLKESVSFFAGVPTMYWGLLGALSEDIDVATLAKNLRVAAAGGSALPVEIHKEFEKRFGVTILEGYGLSETSPVASFSEYGQPVRPGSIGIPIPGVEMKLIEPASWDEIEWTPDAIGEIAIKGHNIFKGYYNRPEATAEVLTEDGWFRSGDLAKRDEDGWYYIVDRAKELIIRGGFNVYPREIEEVLLTHPAVSLAAVIGVPHDSHGEEIKAVLVLKPGASATPEEIVDWSKEQMAAYKYPRIVEIVDALPMTATGKILKRELK